The Desulfococcus multivorans DNA window GTTGGTTCTTGTACTGGCGGCAATTCACGTCTTCGTGGATCCGACGCCCTGAGAAGATATGGTAAGAACATCTTCAAGCAGCGGGTCGATATGCAAAAGGCACTGAATACCCTGAAAGACATAGAAACCTGACCACGAAAAAGCTGTCAGCTTTATCTCAAGTAGCTGACAGGTGACCGCTTCACATCAGAGGAGAATGCAATGAATCCCAACAAGCAAAAGGAACTGCCGCACTCTTCGGTGCACTCCCGTATGCAGCGGCTCCGATCGCTCAGCAGGCTTCTGGACAGCGCCTTCCCGCTGCCGGGCGGCTTTCGCATCGGCCTCGACGGCATCATTGGGCTTATACCGGGTTTCGGCGACATTGCGGGCAGCATTGCCTCAAGCTATATCATCGTTGAGTCGGCCCGGCTCGGGGCCTCCACTGCGACTCTCCTCCGCATGGTCATGAACGTGCTGGTGGAGTCGCTGATCGGTTTAGTTCCTTTTCTCGGCGATCTGTTCGATATCGTCTGGAAGGCCAACGAGAAGAACATGGCCCTCATGGAAAAGCAGCTCGCGGCCGCGCCGCCTGGGAGCAGCCCGGAAACGCGGCTCAAGGCTGCGGTATTCATTATCCTCGGCCTGATGCTTGCCGGCGTGGCTGCCATCGCTTATCTCGGATTCACACTTCTCTTCCGGTTGGTCGCCGCCCTGCAGGGGGCGGGCGGCGCTTGACCGGGAAAGGCCTGGATCGGGTCGGACTGGTCCAAAGTGTGTCTGCATACAACCGGAGATTTTTTCCGGAAGCAACTGATGACCAAACCGGCGCATTACTATAAAGCCGATCAGGACGGACCCGAATGGACCCAGAGCGGCATAGCCGGGAGGATTTTGATGGTCCCCCCGGCTATGCCGCCCCTATACCGTGCTAAAAACGTTTTTCTTTCGGTAAAGTGTCCGGGAAGATCTTAACTTATTCAAATTATTTTTATGTGCGGGTCAACTCGTGCGCTGTGTGGTCCTTCTTCACTCAAAGCATAAAATGCACCCATAAATGGTTGAATCGCCGAAGCCAGAGGAAAAGCTGCAATTGGGAAAAGTTCAAGCGTATGCTTGAACAGGCCGGAATTCCAAAACCGAAACCGACGGAAAAGAGACGAATGCATCAGGTTGCGCTGGGATAAACCGACGCGGTCAAATTCGATTCACCCTTTGGGTTCGCTGTAGGCCCTCATCCACTTTCTGACGGCGTTATCGCTCACTCCATATTTTTCAGATTACCATTCCGTCGCTTCGCGATCGCATGGAAGACATTACGCTTCTTGTCGATTTCTACGTTCATAAGATCTCCAAAAGGTTGTCACCTATCGTTTTTCCCAAAATTCAGGACGCCCTGCCTCCCGCATTCTCAGGGCCACACAATGACGATGAAACTTCGGTTTCATCATCATGTCGGGATATGCCAACGCCTCCCAACGATACCGGATCGTCGGAATAAAAAGGCATATATGACCACTGATTAAATATGACCTTTTTGCGCAGATGCCAGGGGCGACGCCGAAAATGCTTTTGTTCATTTATTTTCATATAATATCGATTCTATATGTTGCATGCCCCCGTGTATTGGAAACCTGGCATATAAATTGTATTGTTATAGCGTACTGAACAAGAAGCATCCACCCGGACGACGGGTATGTCGTATCGCTCGGTGGCCGTAAGGATCAGTTTGGCCATTCGAGTCTCCTTTTCGCTGATTCCCGCTGTTGAAGATGAAAAGCCGTGCATGCAGCACAGGTTGCTCAATATTTTGAGACGGTTCGTTAGGTTTTCAAACTCCGGCGCCGCTTATCGCCGCGATCGTTGTACCAGAGGTGTCCTTTCTGATCCCCAACTATTGGGATCTCAGATTTTGGCAATCATTCAAATTCTGAAGGAGTCCGGGCAATCGGATGCCGTTCCTTCAACGGAAAGATCATCCAGGATCCAGACAAAAAGAGTCTGAAATGATCAGATGGAAATCGGCGGACCGGTGCTGCCGGCCGCATACAACCCAAAAAGGAGAAGAAAAAATGGACACACCCAAATTGTATGTTCTACCGAAGCTTGCATACGACTACAACGCGCTTTCACCGGTCATATCGGAAGACCTGTTGAGACTGCATCACGACAAGCACCATGCAGCTTACGTGAATGGGGCGAACACCATTCTCCAAAAAATGGACAAGGCCCGGACTGACAATGCCGATTTCGATACAAAGGCGACGTTCAAGGAACTCTCGTTCCACATCGGGGGGCACCTGCTCCATTCGCTCTTCTGGGAAAACCTCGCCCCGCAGGACAAAGGCGGGGGCGGGAGGCCGCCAGGAGCCATCGCGAAAGCAATCGACGAGGAATTCGGATCTCTCGACCGGTTCAAAAAACTGTTTTCACAGGCTGCGGCAAGCGCCGAGGGCTCGGGCTGGGCTGCGCTCACGTTCTGCAGAAAGACGAACAGGCCCATCATCATGCAGGTCGAAAAGCACAACACGAACGTCTACCCCATGTTCAGGATTTTGATGGTTTTGGATGTGTGGGAACACGCCTATTACCTTGACTACAAGAACGACAGAGGCAAGTTCGTAGAAGCGTTCTGGAACATCGTGAACTGGCCTGCGGTAAACGAAAGGCTTGAGGATCTTCTGAAGGGTTAAACAGCCTTCGAGCTACCATCTGTCACGGTCTTCGGACATGGATCCGCGCAGGGGGGGATAAAGGCAAAGCGCGCTGCCATGAAACGGCAGAGGCTCCGGATTGCCGGCGCTGACCCGAAATCGGGCATTGGTTTCAGGCAACAGAAAAGACTGGACGGCTTTGTCATCGCCGGCGATCATCGCTCTTTAACTTTTACGAGGTGACCTATGGAAAAAAACAATACGGAAGTTGATGACACTGAAGAAACGGCGGCATCGTTCCAAGGCTCAGGCAAGTCAACCGGCTTCGGAAATGTCAAAACCGTTATTGCCGATAAGCTGCATAAGGCTGCCGAGGCTATCGGCGAAAAAGCGGCGGATCCGGACGCACAATCCGGCATGGCTCCTTACGGAAATCAGATATCCGGTTGGCTGGACCAATCCGCCGAGTATGTTCGGCAATTCGACTATGAGCAGGCAGATGCCAGGGTCCGGGAATACGTCAGGCAGAAACCGGGTCGCAGCCTCTTGATCGCAGGAGGTATCGGCCTGATGATCGGAGCCATGTTACGCCGCAGATAAGGAGGGATTTTTCTCAATGAGCAGCAACGTGGCAAACAAGG harbors:
- a CDS encoding DUF883 C-terminal domain-containing protein, producing the protein MEKNNTEVDDTEETAASFQGSGKSTGFGNVKTVIADKLHKAAEAIGEKAADPDAQSGMAPYGNQISGWLDQSAEYVRQFDYEQADARVREYVRQKPGRSLLIAGGIGLMIGAMLRRR
- a CDS encoding superoxide dismutase, with protein sequence MDTPKLYVLPKLAYDYNALSPVISEDLLRLHHDKHHAAYVNGANTILQKMDKARTDNADFDTKATFKELSFHIGGHLLHSLFWENLAPQDKGGGGRPPGAIAKAIDEEFGSLDRFKKLFSQAAASAEGSGWAALTFCRKTNRPIIMQVEKHNTNVYPMFRILMVLDVWEHAYYLDYKNDRGKFVEAFWNIVNWPAVNERLEDLLKG
- a CDS encoding DUF4112 domain-containing protein gives rise to the protein MNPNKQKELPHSSVHSRMQRLRSLSRLLDSAFPLPGGFRIGLDGIIGLIPGFGDIAGSIASSYIIVESARLGASTATLLRMVMNVLVESLIGLVPFLGDLFDIVWKANEKNMALMEKQLAAAPPGSSPETRLKAAVFIILGLMLAGVAAIAYLGFTLLFRLVAALQGAGGA